The Schizosaccharomyces pombe strain 972h- genome assembly, chromosome: I genome contains a region encoding:
- the pik3 gene encoding phosphatidylinositol 3-kinase Pik3, with the protein MDRLVFSYCPSSKVTARFLVKFCFIEYQDSQEPCICTIQLFSGNESGSLMQKCFVSKIPNKSLLPTELSKISTHEWLDFGVTVSELSLNAKFVVSAWKPSFNDEEVYEFVGCTTYRLFDENNLLRQGLQKIPLQTSKEIKKYSPTSLELEQVKEINRLDGLLLKLQLGDVPSVNWLDDISFGKIKDFRSKHMSLVTIPILYLDFLQFSFPVVFQRSYYPKSENRVYYSSFDLELNLDSPAELKHRRLVRSQRNGPLDKDLKPNSKIRKELESILSYPPSEELSLEEKDLIWKFRFYLTRNKKAMTKFLKSVVWTDSSEVNQALSLLDSWTEIDIDDALELLSPSFVHPKVRAYAVSRLETASNEELLLYLLQLVQALRYDNPISSDERFQPSPLALFLVNRAISSPSIGNDLYWYLVVEIEDEPVSKLFSSVMFLFQKELSKSVEGRLIRETLSAQAKFVEKLLRISKSVQSFRGTRLKKIEYLKVLLEDHKYHLLDFHALPLPLDPSVNIVGIIPDACTVFKSTMQPLRLLFKCQDGSKYPIIFKNGDDLRQDQLVIQILTLMDKLLKKEKLDLHLKPYRILATGPTHGAVQFVPSKTLATILAEYHGSVLAYLRENNPDDGLNSANYGIDPVAMDNYVRSCAGYCVITYLLGVGDRHLDNLLITKDGHFFHADFGYILGRDPKLFSPAMKLSKEMVEGMGGYNSPFYQQFKSYCYTTFTALRKSSNLILNLFSLMVDANIPDIKFDKEKVVYKVKERFCLQMSESDAIKYFEQLINDSVSALFPQIIDRMHNLAQYMRS; encoded by the coding sequence ATGGATAGACttgttttttcatattGTCCTTCAAGCAAGGTGACTGCCAGATTCTTGGTTaaattttgcttcattGAATATCAAGATAGTCAAGAACCATGCATTTGCACCattcaattgttttcaGGGAATGAATCAGGATCTTTAATGCAAAAATGTTTcgtttcaaaaataccaAATAAGAGTCTACTTCCTACTGAGCTTTCTAAGATATCAACTCATGAGTGGCTCGACTTTGGGGTTACCGTTTCTGAGCTCTCATTGAACGCAAAATTTGTAGTGTCTGCCTGGAAACCATCCTTTAATGATGAGGAAGTCTATGAATTTGTGGGCTGTACAACGTATCGactttttgatgaaaataatttactaaGGCAAGGTCTCCAAAAAATACCTTTACAGacttcaaaagaaataaagaagtaCTCGCCAACATCGTTGGAACTAGAACaagttaaagaaataaaccGGCTTGACGGTTTACTTCTCAAATTACAGTTGGGCGATGTTCCATCCGTTAATTGGCTGGATGATATATCCTTTGGAAAAATCAAAGACTTTAGATCTAAGCACATGTCTCTCGTCACTATCCCTATTTTGTATCttgattttcttcaattctCTTTCCCCGTCGTCTTTCAACGATCCTACTATCCCAAATCTGAAAATCGAGTATATTACTCGTCCTTTGATTTGGAGTTAAATCTAGATAGTCCAGCTGAGCTGAAACATAGACGACTGGTTCGTTCTCAACGTAATGGACCTTTGGATAAGGACTTAAAACctaattcaaaaattcgaaAAGAGCTTGAGTCAATTTTATCTTATCCACCAAGCGAAGAATTATCACTTGAAGAAAAGGACCTTATTTGGAAGTTTAGATTTTATCTTACCAGGAATAAGAAAGCAATGACTAAATTCTTGAAAAGCGTTGTTTGGACTGATTCATCTGAAGTCAATCAAGCACTTAGTCTTTTAGATAGCTGGACCGAAATTGACATTGACGATGCATTGGAATTACTAAGTCCTTCATTTGTACACCCTAAGGTTCGTGCCTACGCTGTCTCTCGTTTAGAGACTGCTTCGAATGAAGAATTGTTGTTATACCTTCTCCAACTGGTTCAAGCATTACGATATGACAACCCTATCAGCTCTGATGAAAGGTTCCAACCTAGCCCTCTTGCCTTATTTCTTGTAAATAGAGCAATATCATCACCGAGTATCGGAAATGATTTATATTGGTACTTAGTAGTAGAGATTGAAGATGAGCCCGTAAGCAAGCTATTTTCTTCCGTcatgtttctttttcaaaaagagcTTTCAAAGTCTGTGGAAGGAAGATTGATCCGCGAAACACTTTCTGCTCAGGCAAAATTCGTTGAAAAATTACTACGCATAAGTAAATCTGTACAATCATTTCGCGGTACTcgattgaagaaaattgaatacTTAAAAGTCCTTTTAGAAGATCATAAGTATCATTTACTGGATTTTCATGCTTTACCACTTCCTCTAGATCCATCCGTAAATATAGTTGGCATTATTCCAGATGCCTGTACGGTATTCAAATCTACCATGCAACCTTTACgcttactttttaaatgcCAAGATGGATCAAAATATcctataatatttaaaaacgGTGATGATTTACGTCAAGACCAGCTTGTTATTCAAATATTAACACTTATGGATAAGCTGttgaagaaagagaaattgGATTTGCATTTAAAGCCCTATAGAATCCTTGCAACAGGTCCCACTCATGGTGCCGTACAATTTGTACCGTCTAAAACCCTTGCTACTATTTTAGCAGAATATCATGGTAGTGTTTTAGCTTATTTACGAGAAAACAATCCAGATGATGGATTAAATTCTGCGAATTACGGGATAGACCCTGTTGCTATGGACAACTACGTTCGAAGCTGCGCAGGTTATTGTGTAATCACTTATTTATTAGGAGTTGGTGATCGGCACTTAGACAATCTCTTGATTACGAAAGACggtcatttttttcatgcTGACTTTGGTTATATTCTGGGTCGTGATCCTAAGCTTTTTTCACCAGCTATGAAACTTTCTAAGGAAATGGTTGAAGGTATGGGGGGCTACAATTCTCCCTTTTATCAGCAATTTAAATCCTATTGCTATACAACTTTTACTGCTTTACGAAAATCTTCGAACCTGATCCTTAACTTGTTTTCGTTGATGGTTGATGCGAATATACCCGATATAAAATTtgacaaagaaaaagtagTATATAAAGTCAAAGAAagattttgtttacaaatgtCTGAATCAGATGCcatcaaatattttgaacaattaattaatgattCTGTCAGTGCTCTGTTTCCTCAAATCATAGATCGCATGCACAATCTTGCGCAGTATATGCGATCCTAA
- the atg1803 gene encoding WD repeat-containing protein Atg1803: MSTINTVSLNQDASCMSVALDTGYKIFQINPLKLRAQRQFNDGGLSIVKMLFRSNVLLLVGGGGNPKYAPNKLIVWDDVKERPVKELELNFEIKGICFDGKLLAIATASKLFLYQFGNNLKLQRCLDTQNPKGLCAMVTTVEKTAIVFPSRKVGQLQILFLFKDHMNTSIVPAHDSEISCLGISKTGSKIASSSTNGTLIRIWNSETGEKICEFRRGYQHTAVCQLAFSPDELLLACASKKETLHIFSLHGSPNTIRQLTSEEPYEEASEFKSSTTEPRQTHWKRKLLKLIDSGKRAHWRIQLYQSNPVLLHWLDEMTILICYKDAAYQKLKLTIEESSKSVEHANQHVCFHYDYTLEADGSLC; this comes from the exons ATGTCAACTATTAATACTGTATCATTAAATCAAGATGCCTCATGCATGTCTGTTGCGCTAGATACAGGCTATaaaatctttcaaattaaCCCTCTAAAGCTGCGCGCTCAAAGAC AGTTCAATGACGGTGGTCTTTCAATAGtcaaaatgctttttaGAAGCAATGTTTTACTCTTAGTAGGCGGCGGTGGAAATCCAAAATACGCACCAAATAAG CTTATTGTTTGGGATGATGTGAAAGAGAGGCCGGTAAAAGAGCttgaattgaattttgaaataaaaggaatatGTTTCGATGGGAAATT ATTAGCAATTGCAACCGCATCAAAGCTATTTTTGTACCAATTCGGAAATAACTTAAAACTACAAAGATGCCTTGATACCCAGAATCCAAAAG GCTTATGCGCTATGGTTACTACTGTTGAGAAAACTGCTATCGTTTTTCCTTCTAGAAAGGTCGGCCAGCTGcaaatattatttctttttaaggATCATATGAACACTAGCATAGTGCCTGCACATGATAGTGAGATATCATGTTTGGGTATATCCAAAACTGGTTCAAAAATAGCATCCTCTTCAACAAACGGTACTTTAATTCGTATTTGGAATTCAGAAACTggagaaaaaatttgcGAATTTCGTCGTGGCTATCAACACACGGCAGTTTGTCAATTAGCGTTTTCTCCCGATGAATTATTGTTGGCTTGTGCAAGTAAGAAAGAAACTTTACATATATTTTCTCTTCACGGAAGTCCTAATACAATTCGTCAATTAACGTCTGAAGAACCTTATGAGGAAGCAAGTGAATTTAAATCTTCTACAACCGAACCCCGTCAAACTCACTGGAAACGAAAATTACTTAAGTTAATTGATAGTGGAAAACGTGCACATTGGAGAATTCAGCTTTATCAATCTAACCCTGTACTTTTACATTGGTTAGATGAAATGACTATTCTTATTTGTTACAAGGATGCTGCATATCAGAAATTAAAGCTTACGATTGAAGAATCTTCCAAAAGTGTGGAACATGCTAATCAACATGTATGCTTTCATTATGATTATACACTAGAGGCAGATGGGTCTTTATGCTGA